In Dehalococcoidales bacterium, the DNA window ACGATTGACGAGAACGTGGCGGACAGGCAGATAGCCAGGCTCAGGAATCTCAGGGAGACCAGGGACAGTGAGAAGGTGAGGAGCACTCTGGAGAGGATAAGACAGGTGGCCAGAAGCGATGAGAACCTGATGCCGGCATTCATCGAGGCGGTGCGGGCGTATGCCACGGTTGGTGAGATAGCCGACGCACTGCGAGACGTGTTTGGCGAATATCAGGAGACGGGTATTGGTAGCACGCTGTAGGTAGTCTGCCGGTCAGTAGATAGAGAGGTTTGTTATGAAGGACAGCAAAATACGAGTCGTAATTGCCAAACTGGGTCTGGACGGCCACGATAGAGGGGTAAATGTCGTGGTGCAGGGACTTCGCGATGCAGGCATGGAAGTCATCTACCTGGGACTGCGGGTAATGCCGGAGCAGGTCTGCCAGGCAGCCATACAGGAGGATGCCGACGTCGTCGGCCTTAGCTGTCACACTGGAGCTCACATGGTGCTATTCTCCAGGACGGTGGAGCTTTTCAAACAGCAAAGCGACCAGGATGCCCTATTCATAGGTGGTGGAATCATTCCCAAGAAGGATATCCCGGTATTGCAGGAAGCCGGCATAGCCCAGGTATTCGGCCCGGGAACACCTATTCACGATATTGCGGGCTTCATCAAAGCAAACTTGAAGAGGGGGGACAATGATAGCCAAGATTAACCACATTGGGATTGCTGTGAGCAGTATTGAAGATGCACTGGCATTATACGCTGACGTACTGGGGCTGACGGTGGGCACAATTGAAGTTGTTGAAGACCAGAAGACCAGGACTGCCATCATTCCGGTTGGCGATAGTAAAATCGAGTTGCTTGAAGCTACCGATGCGGAAAGTCCGATTGCCAGACACATTGAACGCAGGGGAGAAGGGCTCCATCACATGGCTTTCGAGGTTGCTGATATCGATGATTCCTTAAAGCTGCTGCAAGAGAAAGGTATTCGCCTTATCGATGAGCAACCCAGAAAGGGCGTTGAGAATTCCACCATTGCTTTTCTGCATCCCAAAGCAACGAAGGGAGTCCTCCTGGAACTTGTTCAGGGCTAACGCGGCACTGCGATTAGCATGTCTTGACTTACACCTGTGCCTCAGAGATATTTGTCGCCACGGAGACGGGCTCCAAAGACGAATAGGCCGATATTTCCGTCAGTGACAACGTGAGGTTATCTGGGTATGTCTACTGAATTTAGCACCTGCCGAAAATATGTCTTCCCCAGGCCCTATACCGCTGGTTGCCGTGGCATATCTTCTCCTGGTGAGAGTATTGACGATGGGAGCAACCGGCTAATATCCGGTTATGCCGGACTGCCCAACTCCCTCATCACCGGCTTAGACTACGTCTGCGATACCGTGACAAAGACGGCTGGGCGCGTTTAACACCTCCTTATTCTGCCTATGTAACTGCTTCAGCAGCAACCCTCGCTTAAGATATGCAGGTATGACCGAAACAAGGAGGAATAGCAGAATGACAATATCCCACCATGGAATACAAACATTATCCCCACAGAAGATACCTCTGGCAAGACGAAAATTCCTGAAAGGTGTTACATCTCTGGGGGCACTGGCGCTGTTGTCCTACTTCATACCCTCCTGCTCGCCAGCAAATGGATCGGTGCCGGCAGGAGTATCAGGAGCATCGCTGGGAGAAGGTGGAGAGCTACCGGAGCCGCGGACAGATGGCGACGTTTCAATCGAGGAAACCCTCTCAAAGAGGAGGTCTATCAGGTCCTACAGTAGTAAAGCCTTAACACTAGAGGAAGTATCCCAGCTCCTCTGGGCAGCTCAGGGGATTACCAACTCCAAGGGATACCGGACGGCACCTTCAGCCATGGCTGCTTTTCCACTCGAGACGTACCTTGTAGTTGGCGATGTGGAGAATCTCGATGAAGGCGTTTACCACTACGAACCGGCGGGGCATAAGCTGACCAAGGTCCACGATGGAGACTACCGGCCAAAGCTAACTCCGGCCAGTATTGGACGGTACTTTGTCGAGGGGGGTGCAGTATACATATTAATAACAGCAATCTATAACCCCAGCAGCGAGGGGGCAAAATATGTGCACATGGAAGTGGGACATGCGGCACAGAACGTGTATTTGCAGGCGGTCTCACTGGGTCTGGGGACGGTGGTTAACGGAGGAATCAGCGCTGACAGCATTCGTAAAATCCTGAAACTCCCCAGTAACGTGGAGCCGCTGTACTTCATGCCGGTAGGGAATTTGTAGGGTAACAGTTTTCCCTGAAGTTATTTAGTACCTCTGAGTAAAGACATTTCTCTATCTCTTACAGGGTGTTCAGGCCCTGCCTGACTTTCCCGACCTGGTGTGTCTATTCTCATGGTCACCTCCCTGCGAAGGGGAAACTCTCTTCTTGTGAAGTATTGCCACATGAGGAGGCGGCCAGTACCACAGCTAACCGCACAGGCTCTCTCCGGTAGCTGCCGGCATTAGCCCGTACCGGAGTGTCACGATATACCGGACGAATACACTTGCCGTATCTCCTGACGACGACTATAATGAATAGTAGTATTGTCGGTAAGCCACTTCACCGGCAACCAGTATTAGTGACGACAACCATCCGGTTTGACTGGTAGCCAGTCGTACCGGCAACATCAGAGAGGAAGGTCAATTAGATGGCAAACTACGGACCTGATAACATCCGCAACCTGTCTCTGCTATCCCACAACGGTGCCGGCAAGACATCCCTGTCGGAAGCGATACTATTTACCGCCAAAGTAGTCAACCGGCTGGGCCGGGTAGATGACGGCAGTTCCACCTCGGACTACGACCCTGCCGAACAGAAGCGCAATATCAGCATCAGCCTGAGCGTGTTGCCCTACGAGTGGCTGGGTAAGAAGGTCAACCTGATTGATACCCCCGGCTATCCTGACTTCGTCGGTGAAGTAATGTCCGGCTTGCGTGTCAGTGAGGGTGCCGTAGTTGTTATCTGCGCTGCCTCCGGTGTTGAGGTCGGTACGGAGCAGGTATGGTCTTACCTTGAGGAAAACAACCTGCCCCGGCTTATCTTCATTAATAAAATGGACCGCGAAAACGCCGATTTTGCCCGGGTGGTAGAAGGCATTCAGTCCAGGTTCGGCCGCCGCTGCGTACCGTTGCAGGTGCCGATTGGTGCTCACAATGATTTCCAGGGAGTGGTTGACCTGATAGCCATGAAGGGATACACTGACACAGCCGGCACGGAGGGTGATATCCCGGATTCCGTGCAGGGCCTGGTGGAAACCTTCCGGGAGCAAATGATCGAAGCCGCTGCCGAGGTTGATGACAGCCTCATCGAGAAGTATCTGGGCGGCGAGGAACTCTCACGGGAGGAGCTTACCGACGGATTGCGGCAGGGCGTGATAGCCGGAAAGGTAGTCCCCATCCTGGTAGGCTCGGCGACAAAGAACATCGGCACCAGCTTCCTGATGGACGCTATCTGCAACTACATCCCCTCACCCGAAGAGAGAGACGTCCGCGTTATCGGGGCTGACGGCGGTGAAGAGACAGTGCCTCCCGGCCAGGATAGTCCCCTGGCTGCCCTGGTATTCAAGACCAGCGCCGACCCCTACGTCGGCAAGCTTACGTACTTTCGGGTCTATAATGGCTCTATCAGAAGCAACTCCCACGTATGGAATACAACAAAGGGTGAAGACGAGCGCATTGGTCAGCTGTTTGTCCTGCGTGGCAAGACTCAGGAACCGGTACCCGAGATTGCTACCGGCGACATCGGCGCCGTAGCCAAGCTGAACGCAACCGGCACCGGGGATACCCTCGGTAGCCAGGACAACCCTGTTAAGATAGTCCCCGTCTCGTTCCCGAGTCCCATCTTCAGTGAAGCGGTTTATCCCAAGACCAAGGTCGACCTTGACAAGCTGGGACCATCATTGACCAAGCTGGCTGAGGAAGACCCCACCCTTCAGGTCCGCCGCGACATCACGACAAACGAGACCATCATCTCCGGTCTGGGTGATACCCAGCTTGAGGTAGCAGCCGAGAAGATGGAGCGCAAGTTCGGAGTTAGCGTGGACCTGGAGACCCCGAAGGTCCCTTACAAGGAGACGATTGCCGCAACGACAAGCGCTGAGTACAAACACAAGAAACAGACCGGCGGGCATGGCCAGTATGGGCATGTGCTGCTTGAGCTGGAACCTCTACCGCGTGGTGGCGGACGTGAATTCGTGAGCAAGGTTGTCGGTGGTACCATACCCAGGAACTATATTCCCGCGGTGGAAAAAGGATTCAATGAGGGTGTGCAGGAAGGCGTCCTCGCCGGTTACCCGGTGGATGACATCAAGGTGACGGTCTACGACGGTAGCTTTCATCCGGTCGATTCATCCGAGATATGCTTCAAGATAGCCGGTGCCGGCGCGATGAGGAAGGGTCTGGCCGATGCTCAGCCTATCCTGCTCGAACCTATAATGGATATCAGTATCAGAGCGCCGGAGGAGTATACCGGCGACATCATAGGCGACCTCAATACCAAGCGGGCCCAGGTACAGGGCATGAACCCGGAGGACGGTATTAACGTTGTTGATGCGCAGGTACCGCAAGCCGAGGTGCTCCGCTACTCTATCGCGCTCAAATCGATAACCCAGGGCAAGGGGACCTTCACCATGGCGTTCAGCCACTACCAGGAGGTGCCTCCGGCTGTCACGCAGAAGGTAATCGCTGCCCGGCAGGCGGAGAAGGAGAAAGAACGGGTCTAAAACCTGTTCAGGCAGATAAATATTAAAGGGGGCTACCTTATGAGTAGCCCCCCTCTTTCTTTGTAACCTTAGTAACCTTACTATTCACCGGCGCAGGAGATTGCTTCGCCTGCGGCTCGCAATGACAGAGTACTCTACGCCTGCACCTCACGTCACTGCGAGCAAACCTGCTGGCTTTGCCAGCAGGCCGAAGCAATCTGTGTGGTAGGTGAGACTGCTTCGTCGGCACACTCCTCGCAGTGACATTCACCCTGGCCTGTCAGGCCAGCAGTTCTTTGGCCTTCTCTTTGAAGGCGGGAATAATCTTCTTCCAGTCGCCAACGACCCCGTAGGCGGCTTCCTTGAAGATGTTCGCCTCCGGGTCCCGGTTAATAGCGACAATGTTCTTCGAGCCGCTGCAACCGGCGAGATGCTGACTGGAGCCTGAAATTGCTACGGCGATATACAGGTCGGGGGAGACAATCTTACCGGTGAGCCCCACCTGTATCGTGTCCGGCACCCATCCGTTGTCGCACGGAGGCCGGCTGGCACCCATCGCCCCCTTGAGCATCCTGGCAAGCTCCTGCAGCTCCTGGAAACCTTCCGGCCCACCGATACCCCGGCCACCGGAGACAACTATGTTGGCGTCCTCCAGCTTAATGCCCGCGACCTCCTCAAGAACAGTATCCTTGAGAGTGGTCCTGATTGCTGATTCGTCCAGCCCGGCATCGATACTGACGACCTCCCCCTTGCGGGAATCATCCCGTGCCAGGGGTTCCCCCGCCTTGACCCGGAGGGTCGCCATCTGCGGCATGGACTCGGTGGTGAAGATTGCCCGGGCGTTCCCGCCATAGACCGGTTTTGTCATCAGTAGCTGTTTGGAGTCAGCATCTATTGCCAGCTCAACACAATCCGTGGAGACCGATGTCTCCAACCTGAAGGCCGCGCGCGGCGCCAGGTCTCGTCCCACTGAATTCTGCCCCATCAGAAGGACTTTGGGCATTACTTCTTTGGCTACCTTCTCCACAACCGGGACATAGGAATCCGTCCGGTAGTCCTTGAGCGCCGCGTCTTCGACCACGTAGACTTTGTCAGCGCCGAAGGCGATTGCCTCCTGGGCAATTCCACTCACTTCACTGCCGACCAGAAGGGCACCAAGCTCCTCACCCAGGTCATCAGCCAGCTTCCTGCCGGCACCCAGAAGCTCGGTGGCCATTGCTGCCAGCTTGCCGTCAGCAACCTCGGCCAGAATTAGAACACCTTTATTATCAGCCATCTGAATATCCTCCTTTGTACAGACCGTGATAGCAGACCTCAAGGGCCGCTACAGCAGCTTGACCTCCGAGAGTTTCGCTGCCAGATTGGCACCGGCATCCGCCTCGTCCTCTCCTTCGATAATCTCGCAGGCACCTTCACGGACCGGCTGGAATAGCCGGAGCATCTTGACCCGACGTCCCGCAGCACCAATCTGAGCAGTGTCAATCTCCAGGTCACCCGGGGCCCAGATAATCGGTTCCTTCCTCTTTGCCGACATGATGCCCTTGATAGTGGCATAGCGGGGTTCACCAAGCTCGTTACTGACGGTAATCAGAGCGGGCAGCCCGATTTCAATGACCTCGTAGCCGTCCGGGATTACACGCTCTACGGTTGCCTTACTGTCGCTGACCTCGACCTTCTTCGCCAGGGTAACGCTGGGCAGGCCGAGAATCTCAGCGATACCGGAGCCCACCTGTCCGCTGTCCCAGTCGGCCGCCTGCCGACCGCAGAAGATAACGTCAAACTCGCCTACCTTCTTGATGGCCGCGGCAAGGGCGGCAGCGGTCGACCAGCTATCACCGCCGTCGAACGCAGGGTCCTCCAGCAGGATAAGCTCATCAGCCCCCATGGAGAGTGGTTTCTTGACCACATCTCGCAGTAGTCCGGTACCCAGGCTTATGACCGTAATCTTGCCACCCTGGGCATCCTTGATTCTTAGCGCCGCCTCAACCGCCTGCTCGTCAAAGGGACTGATTACCGGCGGTACACCGGCTGGCGGCACTACCGAATTGGTCGCCGCATCAATCTTAAAACTTGCCGGCGGCGCTTCCGGGTCGATTACCTGTTTAACACAGACAATCATATTCATCGTGCACGATTCCTCCTTCTGTGCAGCGTTGACTCACCTTTAATAAACCCTTACCCAACTGACAACTGTATCATCAAACGGAAACCAGCGTCAAGCACAGGCGAGACAGGCCAAGCCCGTTTCGCACCTCCTCGCCACAGTATGTCGTCAGGGCCCCTGCTGGCTCAACAGTGACACAAGCTGCCGCAGGTTGGTGACCTCCTGGTCAGGACAGGCGTCACCTTGCACACGGCGGGTATTGTTCCTGTTCACCCAGACGGTATACATTCCTGCGTCCCGAGCCCCGGCGATATCCGCTGCAAGTGAGTCCCCAACATGCACTGCCTCTGCCGGTACAACCCCCACCGATTCCAGTGTGGCAAGGAATATCCCTGCCTCCGGTTTCCCCACTCCCAATTCACCGGATATCGTAGTCACCTGAAGAAGAGGCTCTATACCAGTGAGACACAGCTTCTCACGCTGTACATCACCGGGCCCGTTGGTGATAACACCAAGGATGAACCTATCCCGGAGAACATCAAGCACTTCGAGAACTTCCGGAAACGGGCGGTAGCCGGCCCGCCGCTCTCGACTATACAGTTCAACTGCTTCACGCGCCAGGTGCCGAATCGGCAGGCCGTACTTGACGAGTGCCTTGCTCCAGACCTCCAATCGTATCTCACTCCCGACCGAGGCAGTGCTGCCGGACGCCCGCGGTACATTGCCGAATCCCGTCCACTTCTCCTTCGCCGTCTCGATATAGGTGTCACCCAGCAATCCGGGGTCGACCTGCGGATAGCGTGCGCAAATGGTCCTGCAAACACGGTCTACCGCCTCGCGCATGCAGCGGTCGTCATCTACGAGCGTCTCATCGAGGTCGAAAAACACGGCACGGATACGCCTGCTAATCTCGGCCATCATCTGCTACACTATGCCCTCTTCCTCAAGCTTTGTAAGGTCTTCCTTACTGTACCCGAGGAGATCACAGTATACTTCTTCGTTGTGCTCTCCCACGGCGGGGAAAGACCGGTCTATGCTGGTGGGCGTGCCGGACATCCGTATCGGAAGGCCCGTTACCGGCATCTCGCCGCCGCCATCGGGAAAGGGGACTTTTGCCAGCATCTCCCGCGCCTGGACCTGGGGGTCGCCGGCCACCTCGGTCTGCTCGTAGCAGATGCCGCAGGGGATGGGTATCTTCTCCGCAGCGGCAATCACCTCTAAGGCAGTCTGTGAGGCCACCCACTCCTTGACTACGGGGTCGATGATGTCGTGGTGCTCCCAGCGGGCCAGGTCGCTGTCAAAACGGTGGTCTTCCGCCAGGTCTTCCCGCCCGATGGAGCGGCAGAACCGCCGCCAGATAGAGTTCGTGATGATGGCCAGCATTACCCACCGGCCGTCCTTCGTACGGTAGAGGTCACTCGGCCCGACCCAGGGACTGCGGTTACCGGTCTGCTCACGATGTTTCCCACCGGTCTCCCACTCACCGAGTGTGGGGGCCATATAGGTAACAGCCGTCTGGAGCAGGGCGGTATCTATCATCTGTCCCTCGCCTGTCTTATCACGATGGTACAGCGCCGAGACCACGCCGACAGCGGTCAGGCAGGCGGTCAGGTAGTCCACGTGAGGCGTCTGTTCCTTGGTCGGCGGCCCGGGAAAGCCGCTTATCGCCATTGCTCCGGACATCGCCTTGGCAAT includes these proteins:
- a CDS encoding electron transfer flavoprotein subunit beta/FixA family protein → MNMIVCVKQVIDPEAPPASFKIDAATNSVVPPAGVPPVISPFDEQAVEAALRIKDAQGGKITVISLGTGLLRDVVKKPLSMGADELILLEDPAFDGGDSWSTAAALAAAIKKVGEFDVIFCGRQAADWDSGQVGSGIAEILGLPSVTLAKKVEVSDSKATVERVIPDGYEVIEIGLPALITVSNELGEPRYATIKGIMSAKRKEPIIWAPGDLEIDTAQIGAAGRRVKMLRLFQPVREGACEIIEGEDEADAGANLAAKLSEVKLL
- the mce gene encoding methylmalonyl-CoA epimerase, encoding MIAKINHIGIAVSSIEDALALYADVLGLTVGTIEVVEDQKTRTAIIPVGDSKIELLEATDAESPIARHIERRGEGLHHMAFEVADIDDSLKLLQEKGIRLIDEQPRKGVENSTIAFLHPKATKGVLLELVQG
- a CDS encoding cobalamin B12-binding domain-containing protein, whose product is MKDSKIRVVIAKLGLDGHDRGVNVVVQGLRDAGMEVIYLGLRVMPEQVCQAAIQEDADVVGLSCHTGAHMVLFSRTVELFKQQSDQDALFIGGGIIPKKDIPVLQEAGIAQVFGPGTPIHDIAGFIKANLKRGDNDSQD
- a CDS encoding CoA transferase — encoded protein: MAGPLDGVRVLDLGRFIACPFCGMLLADLGAEVIRIERPGGGQDRYLGLLTPAGCSYGFANQNRNKKGISLNFERNERAREILSELIKRSDVVIENFSPEAAKAIGITYEKLKATRPDIIFAHVSAFGPDGPYSHRIGFDQIAKAMSGAMAISGFPGPPTKEQTPHVDYLTACLTAVGVVSALYHRDKTGEGQMIDTALLQTAVTYMAPTLGEWETGGKHREQTGNRSPWVGPSDLYRTKDGRWVMLAIITNSIWRRFCRSIGREDLAEDHRFDSDLARWEHHDIIDPVVKEWVASQTALEVIAAAEKIPIPCGICYEQTEVAGDPQVQAREMLAKVPFPDGGGEMPVTGLPIRMSGTPTSIDRSFPAVGEHNEEVYCDLLGYSKEDLTKLEEEGIV
- the fusA gene encoding elongation factor G — encoded protein: MANYGPDNIRNLSLLSHNGAGKTSLSEAILFTAKVVNRLGRVDDGSSTSDYDPAEQKRNISISLSVLPYEWLGKKVNLIDTPGYPDFVGEVMSGLRVSEGAVVVICAASGVEVGTEQVWSYLEENNLPRLIFINKMDRENADFARVVEGIQSRFGRRCVPLQVPIGAHNDFQGVVDLIAMKGYTDTAGTEGDIPDSVQGLVETFREQMIEAAAEVDDSLIEKYLGGEELSREELTDGLRQGVIAGKVVPILVGSATKNIGTSFLMDAICNYIPSPEERDVRVIGADGGEETVPPGQDSPLAALVFKTSADPYVGKLTYFRVYNGSIRSNSHVWNTTKGEDERIGQLFVLRGKTQEPVPEIATGDIGAVAKLNATGTGDTLGSQDNPVKIVPVSFPSPIFSEAVYPKTKVDLDKLGPSLTKLAEEDPTLQVRRDITTNETIISGLGDTQLEVAAEKMERKFGVSVDLETPKVPYKETIAATTSAEYKHKKQTGGHGQYGHVLLELEPLPRGGGREFVSKVVGGTIPRNYIPAVEKGFNEGVQEGVLAGYPVDDIKVTVYDGSFHPVDSSEICFKIAGAGAMRKGLADAQPILLEPIMDISIRAPEEYTGDIIGDLNTKRAQVQGMNPEDGINVVDAQVPQAEVLRYSIALKSITQGKGTFTMAFSHYQEVPPAVTQKVIAARQAEKEKERV
- a CDS encoding HAD family hydrolase produces the protein MMAEISRRIRAVFFDLDETLVDDDRCMREAVDRVCRTICARYPQVDPGLLGDTYIETAKEKWTGFGNVPRASGSTASVGSEIRLEVWSKALVKYGLPIRHLAREAVELYSRERRAGYRPFPEVLEVLDVLRDRFILGVITNGPGDVQREKLCLTGIEPLLQVTTISGELGVGKPEAGIFLATLESVGVVPAEAVHVGDSLAADIAGARDAGMYTVWVNRNNTRRVQGDACPDQEVTNLRQLVSLLSQQGP
- a CDS encoding SagB/ThcOx family dehydrogenase; its protein translation is MTISHHGIQTLSPQKIPLARRKFLKGVTSLGALALLSYFIPSCSPANGSVPAGVSGASLGEGGELPEPRTDGDVSIEETLSKRRSIRSYSSKALTLEEVSQLLWAAQGITNSKGYRTAPSAMAAFPLETYLVVGDVENLDEGVYHYEPAGHKLTKVHDGDYRPKLTPASIGRYFVEGGAVYILITAIYNPSSEGAKYVHMEVGHAAQNVYLQAVSLGLGTVVNGGISADSIRKILKLPSNVEPLYFMPVGNL
- a CDS encoding electron transfer flavoprotein subunit alpha/FixB family protein — protein: MADNKGVLILAEVADGKLAAMATELLGAGRKLADDLGEELGALLVGSEVSGIAQEAIAFGADKVYVVEDAALKDYRTDSYVPVVEKVAKEVMPKVLLMGQNSVGRDLAPRAAFRLETSVSTDCVELAIDADSKQLLMTKPVYGGNARAIFTTESMPQMATLRVKAGEPLARDDSRKGEVVSIDAGLDESAIRTTLKDTVLEEVAGIKLEDANIVVSGGRGIGGPEGFQELQELARMLKGAMGASRPPCDNGWVPDTIQVGLTGKIVSPDLYIAVAISGSSQHLAGCSGSKNIVAINRDPEANIFKEAAYGVVGDWKKIIPAFKEKAKELLA